The following proteins are co-located in the Anser cygnoides isolate HZ-2024a breed goose chromosome 2, Taihu_goose_T2T_genome, whole genome shotgun sequence genome:
- the LOC106038377 gene encoding C-C chemokine receptor type 8-like yields MSEMNPTSQFIRTTEYDYGYDENTAPCNEGNSFRRFKSLLLPILYCLVFVFCLLGNSLVLWVLLTRKKLMTMTDVCLLNLAASDLLFVVPLPFQAHYASEQWVFGNAMCKIMAGIYYTGFYSSIFFITLMSIDRYIAIVHAVYAVKIRTASCGIIISLVLWLVAGLASVPNIVFNQQLEIEQSMQCVPTYPPGSNTWKVASQFAANILGLLIPLSILICCYAQILRNLQKCKNRNKIKAIKMIFIIVIVFFLFWTPFNVVLFLDTLQSLHIINDCQASNRIALALQLTETISFIHCCLNPVIYAFAGVMFKAHLKGLLQSCVRVLWSPTRGSGATQSSSVPSQLSACSDSAGVL; encoded by the coding sequence ATGTCTGAGATGAATCCCACAAGCCAGTTCATCAGAACAACAGAGTACGACTATGGATATGATGAAAATACTGCTCCATGCAATGAAGGAAACAGCTTTCGCAGGTTTAaatccctcctcctgcccatcCTTTACTGCCTCGTGTTTGTCTTCTGCCTTCTGGGAAACTCCTTGGTCCTTTGGGTTCTCCTGACCAGGAAGAAGCTGATGACGATGACTGATGTCTGCCTGCTCAACCTCGCGGCCTCTGATCTCCTCTTCGTTGTGCCTCTCCCTTTCCAAGCCCACTATGCTTCAGAGCAGTGGGTTTTTGGCAACGCTATGTGCAAGATAATGGCTGGCATTTATTACACGGGTTTTTacagcagtattttctttataacCCTCATGAGCATAGACAGGTACATAGCAATTGTCCATGCCGTCTATGCCGTGAAGATTCGGACAGCCTCTTGTGGCATAATTATCAGTTtagtcctgtggctggtggcTGGCTTGGCTTCTGTGCCCAACATTGTGTTCAACCAGCAGCTGGAAATCGAGCAGTCTATGCAGTGTGTCCCCACGTACCCCCCTGGCAGCAATACCTGGAAGGTTGCATCTCAGTTTGCAGCCAATATCTTGGGTCTCTTGATTCCCCTCAGCATCCTCATTTGCTGCTACGCCCAGATACTGAGAAACctccaaaaatgcaaaaatcgGAACAAGATCAAGGCGATCAAGATGATTTTCATCATTgtcattgttttcttcctcttctggacCCCCTTCAATGTCGTGCTGTTCCTGGACACCCTGCAGAGCCTGCACATCATCAACGACTGTCAGGCCAGCAACCGGATTGCCCTGGCCCTACAGCTGACGGAAACCATTTCCTTCATCCACTGCTGCCTCAACCCCGTGATCTACGCCTTCGCTGGGGTGATGTTCAAGGCCCACCTGAAAGGACTGCTTCAGTCCTGTGTCCGTGTCCTCTGGAGCCCCACCAGGGGTTCTGGGGCCACTCAGTCATCTTCGGTGCCCAGCCAGCTCTCTGCCTGCTCTGACAGCGCAGGGGTGCTCTGA